Within the Thermostichus lividus PCC 6715 genome, the region CCTGACGGCTCCGGGGTCATTCTTTACCTCAAGCTCCACGGCCTATCTGTAAAACGGCAACCAGGAATTGAGTTTGCCGAAGCCCTACTGAAGCTGGCCAGTGAGTCTGACCATCACAATCGTGTCTTTTTCTATGGCGCGGCACCGGGCGTTGCTGAAACGGTGGCTGAGCGCTGGCAGGCTAAGCTCCCCAACCTGAAGGTTGTTGGTGTAGAGTCAGGTTACCATGATGCCAACACCGAAGCTGAACTGATCCGGCGGTTAGAGCGTTTACAACCCAACATTATCTTTGTGGCCTTAGGGGTGCCCCGCCAAGAGTACTGGATTCAAGACCATCGCCATGTGTGTCCGACCGCCATTTGGGTAGGTGTGGGCGGCAGTTTTGATATTTGGGCGGGGCAAAAGCAGCGCGCCCCCAAGCTCTTTCGCAATTTACACCTCGAGTGGCTCTATCGCCTCTACCAAGAGCCTTGGCGCTGGCGACGGATGTTGGCACTGCCACAGTTTGCATGGAAAGCCCTTGTGAGTCGTTTATACGGGCGGCGACGTTAACGCTTCCTATGGTCACCGCTACAGCAGTGCAAAGACCTTCAACCGCTCAATCGAGTCCTGATGTGATTGCCGAGCTAAGGCAAGTCACAAAGTGTTTTGCGGCTCATCCGCCCTGTCTTAATGGCGTCAGCCTGCAACTGCGGCAGGGGGAATTCTATTTTTTAACGGGGGTCTCTGGCTCTGGGAAGTCCACCCTGCTCAAGTTATTGTCCGGTCAGACAACACCGGATCACGGCAGTGTACACCTTTTTGGACAAGTGGTCACCCCCGACAATGATAGGGCGATGGCACAACTGCGGCGACGGTTGGGGGTGATTTTTCAGGACTTTAAGTTACTGGGCGATCGCACCGTGGCAGACAATGTGGCCTTTACCCTCCTTGTGCGCGGCACCCCTAAACCAGAACTGCAGCAGCGGGTGCACACGGCTCTCAAACTGGTGGGGCTGACCGCCAAAGCCAGCGCCTACCCCGACGCTCTTTCCGGAGGCGAGCAACAGCGCGTCAGTATTGCCCGCGCAATTGTGGGCGGCCCCGACCTGCTGCTAGCGGATGAGCCAACAGGCAACTTAGACCCCCAGACCAGTCAACAGATCCTCTACTTACTCCATCGCCTGCACCAGCATGGCCTCACGGTGTTGTTCACCACCCACGATCGTGCGTTAACCCAATTGCTTCCCCATCCTATTTTGCGATTACACCATGGCCAACTTCAGCAGGTTGCCACACCCATGGCCAACCCTTGACTTCTTAATTCCAGAAATGCGGCGCAGCCTCTGGCGCGGCGGCTGGCTCAATGGGGCTGCGGTGATTGCAGTGGCGGTAACCCTCTTTATCTTTGGTTGGGGCTGGCAGATCTCCCATACCCTCGGTGCAGCGGTGGCTGCCCTTGGCAACCGCCTTGAAATTACGGCCTACGTTGCCCCTGACTTACCGGAGGCGGCCATCGCTCGTCTGAAGCAGGAGTTGGCTGCATTACCCGCCGTTGAACGCTTAACATGGATTGGGCGCGATCGCGCTTGGGCAGAGCTACAGGCAGATTTAGGCTTGACCACTCAGCAAGGAGATCTGCACCTGTTTGAGCAAAACCCCCTGAGTGACGAAGTCAAAATTCGCGCCAAGACCCTCGATCAGGTCGCTTCCTTGGCCACTCAAATTGCTCAGCAGCAGGGAATTGAATCGGTACAGTACCTTGAGCGGGCACTGAGCGGTCTGCAACGGCTGCAGCGAGTTATCCGTACGGCCACGATCGCCCTTGTGCTGTTATTGGGGGTCACTGTTGTGGCGCTGGTGAGCACCATTTTGCGGCTGATTATTTTAGTGCGGCAGCCAGACATTGAGATCATGATCCTGGTAGGGGCAACCCAGCGCTGGATTTATACCCCCTTCTTTGTGCAGGCAACAGGCTTGGGGGGAATCGGCGGAGCAGTGGCTTGGTTGGCTGGAGCCAGCAGTAGCCAGCACCTACAGCACTGGTTGAGCCGCCAGTTTAGCGGCGGCGCCATAGCGAACAGTGTAACGCTGGAATGGAGTTGGCTGCTGGGCGTGAGCCTTGTTCTTGCAGGGATTTGCTTGGGTGGGCTGAGCACGCTGCTAGCAATCAAAACCGCTCCCCGAGGCTAATCGGCTGTGTAACAATAAATGGGGCAATCACAATTTTGTCGGTTATGACGCAAGCTACCCCTCCGTTAGACGAAAAAACCATTGTCCAAAACTACTTCAACACCACCGGCTTTGATCGCTGGCGACGCATCTATGGCACCGATACGGTGAGCAAAGTGCAGGCGGATATTCGCCTTGGTCATCAGCAAACGATTGATACGGTTTTGGCGTGGCTCCAAGCCGAGGGACACCTCAAGGGCAAGCTGTTTTGTGATGCGGGTTGTGGGGTTGGCAGCCTGAGCATTCCCCTTGCCCAGTTGGGAGCACGGGTCTATGCCAGTGACATTTCTGAAAAAATGGTGGCTGAGGCTCGCGATCGCGCCGCCGCCCAGTTGAATGGTCACCATGAGCTAATTCTCAGCGTCAGCGACTTAGAGGCGTTACGGGGGCAGTATCACACCGTCATTTGCCTAGATGTGCTCATTCACTATCCCGATGCGCAAATGGCAGGGATGCTAGCGCACTTGAGTTCCTTAGCCACAGAGCGACTCATCCTCAGCTTCGCCCCTAAAACCCCCAAATACACACTGCTCAAAAAAATCGGTGAGTTTTTCCCGGGGTCTAGCAAGGCAACCCGTGCCTATCTCCACAGCGAAGAGGAGATTGTGCAGCGCCTCAGGGCACTCGGCTGGCGTATCGAGCGCAATACCATGACCAAAACCCGCTTTTACTTTTCGCGCCTCTTGGAGGCGGTACGGGCGTAACTCAT harbors:
- the bchM gene encoding magnesium protoporphyrin IX methyltransferase, which gives rise to MTQATPPLDEKTIVQNYFNTTGFDRWRRIYGTDTVSKVQADIRLGHQQTIDTVLAWLQAEGHLKGKLFCDAGCGVGSLSIPLAQLGARVYASDISEKMVAEARDRAAAQLNGHHELILSVSDLEALRGQYHTVICLDVLIHYPDAQMAGMLAHLSSLATERLILSFAPKTPKYTLLKKIGEFFPGSSKATRAYLHSEEEIVQRLRALGWRIERNTMTKTRFYFSRLLEAVRA
- the ftsE gene encoding cell division ATP-binding protein FtsE; amino-acid sequence: MVTATAVQRPSTAQSSPDVIAELRQVTKCFAAHPPCLNGVSLQLRQGEFYFLTGVSGSGKSTLLKLLSGQTTPDHGSVHLFGQVVTPDNDRAMAQLRRRLGVIFQDFKLLGDRTVADNVAFTLLVRGTPKPELQQRVHTALKLVGLTAKASAYPDALSGGEQQRVSIARAIVGGPDLLLADEPTGNLDPQTSQQILYLLHRLHQHGLTVLFTTHDRALTQLLPHPILRLHHGQLQQVATPMANP
- a CDS encoding WecB/TagA/CpsF family glycosyltransferase — protein: MPALPAKVSVFSYPLHLVDNAPEWLLMQQRSGRGQHVVTLNSEMVMLAERTPRFAELLRQADLVIPDGSGVILYLKLHGLSVKRQPGIEFAEALLKLASESDHHNRVFFYGAAPGVAETVAERWQAKLPNLKVVGVESGYHDANTEAELIRRLERLQPNIIFVALGVPRQEYWIQDHRHVCPTAIWVGVGGSFDIWAGQKQRAPKLFRNLHLEWLYRLYQEPWRWRRMLALPQFAWKALVSRLYGRRR
- a CDS encoding cell division protein FtsX; the protein is MANFSRLPHPWPTLDFLIPEMRRSLWRGGWLNGAAVIAVAVTLFIFGWGWQISHTLGAAVAALGNRLEITAYVAPDLPEAAIARLKQELAALPAVERLTWIGRDRAWAELQADLGLTTQQGDLHLFEQNPLSDEVKIRAKTLDQVASLATQIAQQQGIESVQYLERALSGLQRLQRVIRTATIALVLLLGVTVVALVSTILRLIILVRQPDIEIMILVGATQRWIYTPFFVQATGLGGIGGAVAWLAGASSSQHLQHWLSRQFSGGAIANSVTLEWSWLLGVSLVLAGICLGGLSTLLAIKTAPRG